A genome region from Dolichospermum compactum NIES-806 includes the following:
- the rlmD gene encoding 23S rRNA (uracil(1939)-C(5))-methyltransferase RlmD — protein sequence MTNIMWRQDEIIELEITDLSDTGDGVGRFEQRVVFVPDTVPGDRLLVKLFNVKPKYAYGQVQELLQASPQRVRPSCIVADKCGGCQWQHINYDYQLIAKHNQVTQALERIGGFVNPPIDPVLVSAASFGYRNKVTYPIGRSATGHVQAGYYHKGTHKLINLNQCPVQDQRLNPLLAEVKLDIEKQGWSIYDETRHKGLIRHLGLRIGRRTGEMLLTLVVKDWNLPGIETQAQQWLQRYPELVGVSLNRNSDRTNAIFGSETRCLAGTPHLQEKFAGLDFQIGPDTFFQVYTETAEALLAVIQSELNLQGHEILIDAYCGIGTLTLPLAKQARHITGLELQSTAVQQATINAKENGINNVTFQVGAVEKILQNLEIIPDVVLLDPPRKGCEANVIKTLRNLKPSRIVYVSCKVATLARDLKLLCEDGLYKLTRVQPADFFPQTAHVEAAAFLVLSDNDQNS from the coding sequence ATGACTAATATAATGTGGCGACAAGATGAAATTATTGAACTGGAAATTACTGATTTAAGCGACACGGGTGATGGTGTGGGACGCTTTGAGCAGCGGGTGGTTTTTGTTCCTGATACTGTTCCGGGCGATCGCCTACTTGTCAAACTATTCAATGTTAAGCCAAAATATGCCTATGGTCAGGTGCAGGAATTATTGCAAGCCTCACCTCAACGGGTGCGTCCCAGTTGTATTGTCGCCGATAAATGCGGTGGTTGTCAGTGGCAACATATTAATTATGACTACCAATTAATCGCCAAACACAATCAAGTAACTCAAGCCTTAGAAAGAATTGGCGGTTTTGTGAATCCACCTATAGATCCAGTCTTAGTATCTGCTGCATCCTTTGGCTATCGCAACAAAGTCACCTATCCTATCGGTAGGTCAGCCACAGGTCATGTCCAAGCTGGATATTATCACAAAGGTACTCATAAATTAATCAACTTGAATCAATGCCCCGTCCAAGACCAGCGATTAAATCCCCTATTAGCTGAAGTAAAATTGGATATTGAAAAGCAAGGTTGGTCAATTTATGACGAAACCCGACATAAAGGCTTAATTCGCCATTTGGGTTTACGCATTGGTCGTCGCACAGGAGAAATGCTGCTAACTTTGGTGGTCAAAGATTGGAATTTACCAGGAATTGAAACCCAAGCCCAGCAATGGTTACAGCGTTATCCTGAGTTAGTTGGTGTGTCACTTAACCGCAATAGCGATCGCACAAATGCTATATTTGGATCAGAAACCCGTTGTTTAGCTGGAACTCCCCATCTCCAAGAAAAATTCGCTGGACTGGATTTTCAAATCGGACCAGATACATTTTTCCAAGTGTACACAGAAACAGCCGAAGCACTCCTAGCCGTAATTCAGTCAGAACTGAACCTACAAGGGCATGAAATCCTCATTGATGCCTACTGTGGTATAGGGACATTAACTTTACCCCTAGCCAAACAAGCACGGCACATCACAGGTTTAGAACTGCAATCAACAGCAGTACAACAAGCAACTATCAATGCCAAAGAAAATGGCATCAATAATGTCACATTCCAAGTAGGCGCAGTCGAAAAGATTCTCCAGAATTTGGAAATTATCCCAGATGTCGTCTTACTTGATCCGCCCCGCAAAGGATGTGAAGCTAACGTTATCAAAACATTAAGAAACCTGAAACCATCTCGAATTGTTTACGTCAGTTGTAAAGTAGCCACCCTCGCCCGTGACCTCAAATTACTTTGCGAAGATGGGCTATATAAACTCACAAGAGTGCAACCTGCCGACTTTTTTCCTCAAACTGCTCATGTAGAAGCAGCCGCTTTTCTAGTGCTATCGGACAATGATCAGAATAGTTAA
- a CDS encoding allophycocyanin subunit alpha-B, which produces MTVISQVILQADDELRYPSSGELKNIKAFLETGVQRTRIAATLSENEKKIVQEATKKLWQKRPDFIAPGGNAYGEKQRALCIRDFGWYLRLITYGVLAGDKEPIEKIGLVGVREMYNSLGVPVPGMVEAITSLKQASLDLLNAEDAGETAPYFDYIIQAMS; this is translated from the coding sequence ATGACTGTAATTAGCCAAGTTATTCTCCAAGCTGACGACGAACTGCGTTACCCCAGCAGTGGCGAACTCAAAAACATCAAAGCATTTTTGGAAACAGGTGTGCAGCGCACAAGAATAGCCGCCACCCTTTCCGAAAACGAGAAAAAGATCGTCCAAGAAGCCACCAAAAAACTTTGGCAAAAACGCCCTGACTTTATCGCCCCCGGTGGTAATGCTTACGGTGAAAAACAACGGGCTTTGTGTATTCGGGACTTTGGCTGGTACTTACGCCTAATCACCTACGGTGTACTCGCCGGTGACAAAGAACCCATTGAAAAAATTGGTTTGGTTGGTGTGCGGGAAATGTACAACTCTCTCGGTGTTCCTGTGCCTGGAATGGTAGAAGCTATCACCTCTCTCAAACAAGCGTCCTTGGATTTATTAAATGCAGAAGACGCTGGGGAAACAGCACCTTACTTTGATTACATCATTCAAGCAATGTCATAA
- a CDS encoding ABC transporter ATP-binding protein, giving the protein MSIIIAEKLNKFYPVSTKQPGIRGTINHFFRRTYRSIPAVQDITFTIETGEIVGFLGPNGAGKTTTLKMLTGLIHPSKGTVKVGGFVPFNRQEAFLQKITLVMGQKQQLIWDLPALDSLRINAAIYNISDKEFQRRVGELTEMLALEGKLTQPVRKLSLGERMKAELLAALLHRPQVLFLDEPTLGLDVNAQAGVRNFLKEYNQLYQATILLTSHYMADITALCERVLLIHQGKLIYDGRLDGLLENFAPYREIYVELAQALPLEKLMSYGDVQMLEGRAVRFIVQQEVMTRTVSQILADLEVIDLTVTEPPVEEVIGRVFQKGFNH; this is encoded by the coding sequence ATGTCAATCATTATAGCAGAAAAACTTAATAAATTTTACCCTGTATCCACAAAACAACCAGGTATTCGGGGAACAATTAACCATTTTTTCCGCCGCACCTATCGCTCAATTCCCGCAGTTCAGGATATCACTTTTACCATTGAAACCGGAGAGATCGTGGGGTTTTTAGGTCCTAATGGTGCCGGCAAAACTACCACCCTAAAAATGCTGACAGGATTAATTCATCCTTCTAAAGGAACAGTTAAAGTTGGTGGATTTGTTCCCTTTAATCGTCAAGAAGCATTTTTGCAAAAAATCACCTTAGTGATGGGACAAAAACAGCAATTGATTTGGGATTTACCAGCATTAGATTCTCTGAGAATTAACGCCGCAATTTATAATATTTCTGATAAAGAATTTCAACGTCGAGTTGGAGAACTAACAGAAATGCTGGCTTTAGAAGGTAAATTAACCCAACCCGTCCGCAAATTATCATTAGGTGAACGGATGAAAGCTGAACTGTTAGCAGCACTTTTACACCGTCCCCAAGTTTTATTTCTAGATGAACCAACTTTAGGATTAGATGTTAACGCTCAAGCAGGAGTGCGTAATTTTTTGAAAGAATATAATCAGCTATATCAAGCCACAATATTATTAACAAGTCATTACATGGCTGATATTACAGCTTTGTGTGAACGGGTGTTATTAATTCATCAAGGAAAACTCATTTATGATGGCAGGTTAGATGGATTATTAGAAAATTTTGCTCCTTATCGAGAAATTTATGTCGAATTAGCGCAAGCATTACCCCTAGAAAAACTTATGTCCTATGGTGATGTGCAAATGCTAGAAGGAAGAGCGGTGAGATTTATTGTCCAACAAGAAGTCATGACTCGCACTGTTTCTCAGATTTTAGCCGATTTAGAAGTGATAGATTTAACAGTTACAGAACCACCTGTAGAAGAGGTAATTGGTAGAGTTTTTCAAAAAGGATTTAACCATTGA
- a CDS encoding ABC transporter permease codes for MKKLVEKSLTLLSVYYANVLEYRSELIFWVLAGSLPIIMMGIWMQAADSGKFAFKSVDFARYFFAVFLARQITVVWVIYDFEKEVLEGKLSPKLLQPLDPVWHHVANHLAERVARMPFVLLLSTFFFVLYPQAFWLPSITNFFLFLLVAIMVFALRFIIQYTFAMFAFWTERAAALENLWLLVFVFLSGLIAPLDVFPENIRNIVMFTPFPYMINFPASILVGLPVDLTRGFLSISGWFLVFFGANRFLWRRGMKKYSGMGA; via the coding sequence ATGAAAAAACTTGTTGAAAAATCCTTAACTTTGCTGTCGGTATATTATGCTAATGTGCTGGAATATAGATCGGAATTAATATTCTGGGTTTTAGCTGGTTCTTTACCAATTATCATGATGGGTATTTGGATGCAAGCTGCTGATAGTGGTAAATTTGCTTTTAAATCTGTGGACTTTGCTCGATATTTTTTCGCAGTTTTTCTTGCTAGACAAATCACAGTTGTTTGGGTAATTTATGATTTTGAAAAAGAAGTATTAGAAGGGAAACTTTCGCCCAAATTATTACAGCCTTTAGATCCAGTTTGGCATCATGTTGCCAACCATCTGGCGGAAAGAGTCGCTAGAATGCCTTTTGTATTGCTTTTATCAACATTCTTTTTTGTTCTCTATCCTCAAGCCTTTTGGTTGCCAAGTATAACCAACTTTTTTCTATTCCTCTTAGTAGCAATTATGGTTTTTGCTTTAAGATTTATCATTCAATATACCTTTGCTATGTTTGCCTTTTGGACAGAAAGAGCCGCAGCTTTAGAAAATTTATGGTTGTTGGTTTTTGTATTTTTATCAGGTTTAATAGCACCTTTAGATGTTTTTCCAGAAAATATCAGAAACATAGTTATGTTCACACCTTTTCCTTATATGATTAATTTTCCAGCTAGTATTTTAGTAGGACTACCTGTAGATTTAACCAGAGGATTCCTATCAATCTCAGGTTGGTTTCTTGTATTTTTTGGTGCTAATCGTTTTTTATGGCGCAGAGGAATGAAAAAATATTCAGGTATGGGGGCTTAA
- a CDS encoding M23 family metallopeptidase, giving the protein MNTMRNAINPENKLSGFSIINRAKMFIGIIAAVPIALSSPAKALEVQVLPKNPQLGDTISVVIEANSPEKTSNPTVTVGGEIYPAFEIAPRKYRSFVPTTPLEKAGVRTIKVSEGGQEQNLSVKVRDRKFPVQRITLPPGKAGVKATEYELKRVKELKALQTPEKYWNGAFLAPNAGRTSTKYGVRRYYNGKFAKDYYHRGQDYAGAAGSTVITPAAGRVALVGKVSQGFRVHGNVVGIDHGQGIISIFMHLSRIDVKEGDFVQVGQKIGAVGSTGASTGPHLHWGLYVNGQSVDPLPWKSQKID; this is encoded by the coding sequence ATGAATACCATGCGTAACGCTATTAATCCAGAGAATAAATTGTCAGGTTTTAGTATTATCAACCGTGCCAAAATGTTTATAGGCATAATTGCTGCTGTCCCCATTGCTTTAAGCTCACCAGCAAAGGCTTTAGAAGTACAGGTGTTACCTAAAAATCCTCAATTAGGAGATACAATTTCTGTTGTCATTGAGGCAAATTCCCCAGAGAAAACCAGCAATCCTACTGTCACAGTGGGGGGGGAAATATATCCGGCCTTTGAAATTGCACCTCGTAAATATCGTTCTTTTGTGCCTACAACTCCCTTAGAAAAAGCTGGAGTGAGAACCATTAAAGTTTCCGAAGGTGGACAAGAACAAAATTTATCAGTAAAGGTGCGCGATCGCAAATTTCCCGTCCAACGAATTACCTTACCACCTGGAAAAGCTGGAGTTAAGGCTACTGAATACGAACTCAAACGCGTAAAAGAATTAAAAGCCCTACAAACACCAGAAAAATATTGGAATGGTGCTTTTCTTGCTCCCAATGCTGGGAGAACATCCACTAAATATGGTGTCCGTCGCTACTATAATGGTAAATTTGCCAAAGACTACTACCACCGTGGACAAGACTATGCAGGTGCAGCGGGTTCAACCGTAATTACCCCAGCCGCCGGACGAGTTGCTTTAGTGGGTAAAGTATCCCAAGGGTTCCGAGTTCATGGTAATGTAGTAGGCATTGATCACGGTCAGGGAATTATCAGCATTTTCATGCACCTAAGTCGTATTGATGTCAAAGAAGGTGATTTTGTGCAAGTAGGGCAAAAAATTGGTGCAGTGGGTTCAACAGGTGCATCTACTGGACCGCACCTACACTGGGGTTTGTATGTGAACGGACAATCTGTTGATCCATTACCGTGGAAATCTCAGAAAATTGATTAA
- a CDS encoding DUF6444 domain-containing protein → MELNRVNHLEQIPPEDWGKTPASVKKLVEEMAQEIEQQSKKLTEVLTVQEQLLEKINRSSVNSSSPPSSDPPGFGKKPVKQKSSKKRGGQAGHKGNSRDLYPIEECREVIEHHPEECVNCGATLTGVDTNPYRHQIVEIPPISPIVIEHRLHQLTCKGCGTKTRGTLPEDVNPSGYGVRVVALVALLSGVYRHSHRMVQSAMAEVFGISISLATVNKLRLEASNAVASCVDEAKEYIQNAQVVGADETSFNQ, encoded by the coding sequence ATGGAACTAAATCGCGTCAATCACTTAGAACAGATACCTCCAGAAGATTGGGGTAAGACTCCAGCCAGCGTCAAGAAACTGGTGGAGGAAATGGCGCAGGAAATAGAACAACAGTCAAAGAAACTAACAGAAGTCCTGACAGTTCAAGAACAGCTATTAGAAAAAATAAATAGGAGTTCCGTTAACTCATCATCACCACCATCAAGTGACCCACCGGGATTTGGAAAAAAGCCTGTAAAACAAAAAAGCAGCAAAAAAAGAGGGGGTCAAGCAGGTCATAAAGGAAATAGCCGAGACTTATACCCAATCGAAGAATGTAGGGAAGTCATAGAACATCATCCCGAAGAATGTGTAAATTGTGGAGCTACCCTGACGGGAGTTGATACAAACCCCTATCGTCACCAGATAGTAGAAATTCCACCCATCAGTCCCATAGTGATAGAGCATCGTCTACATCAATTGACCTGTAAAGGATGTGGCACAAAGACCCGTGGGACATTACCAGAAGACGTGAATCCAAGTGGTTACGGAGTCAGAGTTGTAGCTCTAGTGGCACTGCTAAGTGGAGTCTATCGTCACAGTCACAGAATGGTACAAAGTGCGATGGCAGAAGTGTTTGGAATTTCAATATCGTTGGCAACAGTCAACAAACTCAGACTAGAAGCAAGTAACGCAGTGGCAAGTTGTGTAGATGAAGCCAAAGAATATATCCAAAATGCCCAAGTTGTTGGAGCAGATGAAACCAGCTTTAATCAAG
- a CDS encoding late competence development ComFB family protein, translating to MSIEKIVEQALEDGHLTPTMEAEVGHICDNVSELSIEEYMALDRLMGALLTGEVVAVPRKQFINVMEELVLGNVIAKVAEIEVTSESSLDVGDITAYALNRLPPLYATTEEGAKYQRERAKTELDALISQQVSEAISQYLDKPSFFPERQALNKNTGKEVLTQVTTLLQTYASNFQEK from the coding sequence ATGAGTATTGAAAAAATAGTAGAACAAGCTCTTGAAGATGGTCACTTGACACCGACAATGGAGGCAGAAGTTGGGCATATTTGCGACAACGTCTCAGAACTGTCAATTGAAGAATACATGGCTTTAGATCGCCTTATGGGTGCATTGTTGACCGGTGAAGTCGTGGCAGTACCTCGTAAACAATTTATCAACGTTATGGAAGAGTTGGTTCTGGGCAATGTCATTGCCAAGGTAGCAGAAATTGAAGTGACCAGCGAAAGTTCTCTAGATGTAGGAGATATAACTGCCTATGCTCTCAATAGGCTACCTCCTCTGTATGCAACGACAGAAGAAGGTGCGAAATATCAACGAGAAAGAGCTAAAACAGAACTTGATGCTTTAATATCTCAACAAGTCAGTGAAGCTATATCTCAGTATTTAGATAAACCTAGTTTCTTCCCAGAACGTCAAGCATTGAATAAGAACACTGGTAAGGAGGTTTTAACGCAAGTTACTACATTACTGCAAACTTATGCATCTAACTTTCAGGAAAAATAA
- a CDS encoding L,D-transpeptidase, which produces MAMARNESVASMVIFLCFGTAILSLAVHWHNMRTTGQLNQSVSTEVYPQGSAVEIGNSAIAASVPNSPQKAAVWRTQRSSQDQVTDPVKSSQGSIPVSNTTQVVVDLSDRRVYVSQYNEIIASYPIAIGKKGWETPTGNFKIIHKEHDPIWRHPITNAIFESGPDSPLGDRWIGFWSDGRYQLGFHGTPNVDLLGAAVSHGCLRMRNIDVRMLYSQVNIGTEVLVRE; this is translated from the coding sequence ATGGCAATGGCAAGAAATGAATCTGTAGCGAGTATGGTCATATTTCTCTGTTTTGGTACGGCAATTTTATCTCTGGCTGTCCATTGGCACAATATGAGAACAACAGGACAATTAAATCAGTCTGTATCCACAGAGGTTTATCCACAGGGTTCAGCGGTGGAAATTGGCAACAGTGCAATTGCAGCTTCTGTGCCTAACTCTCCCCAAAAAGCTGCTGTTTGGAGAACACAAAGGTCAAGTCAGGATCAAGTTACAGATCCGGTTAAGAGTTCTCAGGGATCAATACCAGTATCAAATACAACTCAAGTAGTTGTAGATTTGAGCGATCGCCGTGTCTATGTTTCTCAATATAATGAAATAATAGCTAGTTATCCAATTGCTATCGGCAAAAAAGGCTGGGAAACACCAACGGGCAACTTTAAAATCATCCACAAAGAACACGACCCCATTTGGCGACATCCCATTACAAATGCTATTTTCGAGAGCGGTCCAGACAGTCCTTTAGGGGATAGATGGATTGGTTTTTGGTCTGATGGTCGGTATCAACTCGGCTTTCATGGCACACCAAATGTTGATTTACTAGGGGCGGCTGTTTCTCACGGCTGTCTAAGAATGCGTAATATTGATGTCCGAATGTTATATAGCCAAGTAAATATAGGTACAGAAGTATTAGTACGTGAATAA
- a CDS encoding sigma-70 family RNA polymerase sigma factor: MSQSISVSWSTVDATYPIASVQVDKLSNNDLILRCQVGLRPERAAFSELLRRYQTQVDRVLYHLAPDWSDRADLAQEVWIRVYRNINRLQEPAKFRGWLSRIATNLFYDELRKRKRVASPLSLDAPRTLDDGEMDWEIAGDTPSPDEQLTTREFYEQLREAIADLPEVFRTTIVLREIEGMAYEEIAEITGVSLGTVKSRIARARSRLQTQLQSYLDT; the protein is encoded by the coding sequence ATGAGTCAATCCATTAGTGTATCCTGGTCAACAGTGGATGCCACCTATCCAATAGCATCGGTGCAAGTTGACAAACTCTCAAACAACGATCTTATTTTGCGCTGTCAAGTCGGATTGCGTCCAGAACGTGCTGCCTTTTCAGAATTGTTACGTCGCTACCAGACTCAAGTTGATCGAGTTTTATATCATTTAGCCCCCGATTGGTCTGATAGAGCCGATTTAGCCCAGGAAGTTTGGATTCGTGTCTATAGAAATATTAACCGACTACAAGAACCTGCCAAGTTCCGGGGGTGGTTAAGCCGCATTGCCACAAATTTGTTCTATGATGAATTACGTAAACGCAAACGGGTCGCTAGTCCCTTATCATTAGATGCTCCCCGCACCTTGGATGATGGGGAAATGGATTGGGAAATTGCCGGTGATACGCCAAGTCCAGATGAGCAACTAACTACTAGAGAATTTTATGAACAGTTGCGAGAAGCGATCGCTGACTTACCAGAAGTTTTTCGGACTACAATTGTTTTAAGAGAAATTGAAGGCATGGCCTATGAAGAAATTGCCGAAATTACCGGAGTTTCCCTGGGAACTGTGAAATCTAGAATAGCCAGAGCCAGATCAAGATTACAAACTCAGTTACAAAGCTATCTAGATACATAA
- a CDS encoding anti-sigma factor family protein has product MEKRDCFELLSAYLDGEVTASERRQVEELLLTDASIKCVYRRLLNLRKGLHNIPVPANSQSSEATINQVLVRVNRRYRLNWMLGSAAAVACILGAISGLLPSNSRILEMATTQPTELTPTAADSPLMVALNNPVIEIPKTAVAPSEKPVNNLN; this is encoded by the coding sequence ATGGAGAAGCGCGATTGTTTCGAGTTATTAAGTGCTTACCTGGACGGCGAAGTTACAGCTAGTGAACGCAGGCAAGTTGAAGAGTTGCTATTGACTGATGCCTCGATTAAATGCGTGTACAGGAGACTATTAAATCTTAGAAAAGGCTTGCATAACATCCCTGTTCCCGCCAACTCCCAGTCATCAGAAGCAACGATTAACCAAGTTTTAGTCCGTGTTAATCGCCGTTATCGCTTGAACTGGATGTTAGGTAGTGCAGCCGCAGTGGCTTGTATTTTGGGAGCAATATCTGGTTTGTTGCCCAGTAATTCCAGAATACTAGAAATGGCTACAACACAACCAACAGAATTAACACCAACAGCCGCAGATTCGCCCTTAATGGTGGCTTTAAATAACCCAGTTATTGAAATTCCCAAAACAGCAGTAGCTCCTAGCGAGAAGCCAGTTAACAACCTCAATTAA
- a CDS encoding radical SAM family protein, with translation MAKPRYEGYSYETPTKCVREKFGDTTVYAQNAKSLLTKATGFIAAYDFTLNPYRGCQYGCSYCYAAAFSPNPKMRQDWGKWVIYKENAAEILAKELETWYRKNPKQPPRIYMSSVTDPYQPLESKHQ, from the coding sequence ATGGCGAAACCAAGGTATGAAGGTTATAGCTACGAAACTCCTACAAAATGCGTGCGCGAAAAATTTGGAGATACTACAGTTTACGCCCAAAATGCTAAATCACTGCTAACAAAAGCGACTGGGTTTATTGCTGCTTATGACTTTACCCTCAATCCTTATCGGGGTTGTCAATATGGTTGTAGTTATTGCTATGCTGCTGCATTTAGCCCTAATCCTAAAATGCGTCAAGACTGGGGTAAATGGGTAATTTATAAAGAAAATGCTGCGGAAATTTTAGCAAAAGAATTAGAAACTTGGTATCGGAAAAATCCCAAACAACCTCCCAGAATTTACATGAGTAGTGTCACAGATCCTTATCAACCTTTGGAGTCTAAACATCAATAG